The Deinococcus carri genome contains a region encoding:
- a CDS encoding DUF721 domain-containing protein, with translation MSNPRRLGGPRNVSELMGATLGTARLARGVQRARAILAWPQAVGPEIARLTRPRSQQGGTLFVEVRDSATAHHLTLQRHHFLKSLNTLLGEERVTEIRFSVGQIRVPAPIPQVAPLPAPDRARARELVRNVDGDLRDVALKAAEAITRARRWREEQGWRPCPVCGEASREQPCRACALTLEDPNVKRAARTLTRTPERLPALPALLGDSGTNAARFLALELLEGQLDLLALECVRSGPPGNPEEGYRAFLAQQAEVYLALTHRRPRSTLGQEDRAALPERVRQVLGAGPLR, from the coding sequence ATGAGTAACCCCCGCCGTCTAGGCGGCCCCCGCAACGTCTCCGAGCTGATGGGGGCGACGCTGGGCACGGCGCGGCTGGCGAGGGGCGTGCAGCGGGCGCGGGCCATTCTGGCGTGGCCGCAGGCGGTGGGGCCGGAAATCGCGCGGCTGACCCGGCCACGCTCGCAGCAGGGCGGGACGCTCTTTGTGGAGGTGCGCGACAGCGCGACCGCGCACCACCTCACCCTCCAGCGGCATCACTTCCTGAAGAGCCTGAACACCCTGCTGGGCGAGGAACGGGTCACCGAGATTCGCTTCAGCGTGGGCCAGATTCGCGTGCCCGCGCCGATCCCGCAGGTGGCCCCCCTGCCCGCTCCCGACCGGGCGCGGGCGCGGGAGCTGGTGCGGAACGTGGACGGCGACCTGAGGGACGTGGCCCTGAAAGCCGCCGAGGCCATCACCCGCGCCCGGCGCTGGCGCGAGGAACAGGGCTGGCGGCCCTGCCCGGTGTGCGGGGAGGCCAGCCGGGAGCAGCCCTGCCGCGCCTGCGCCCTGACCCTGGAAGACCCCAACGTGAAACGGGCGGCCCGGACGCTGACGCGCACGCCCGAGCGCCTACCCGCCCTGCCTGCCCTGCTGGGCGACAGCGGCACGAACGCGGCCCGCTTCCTGGCGCTGGAACTCCTCGAAGGCCAGCTCGACCTGCTGGCGCTGGAATGCGTTCGCAGCGGCCCACCTGGCAATCCGGAGGAGGGCTACCGGGCCTTTCTCGCGCAGCAGGCCGAGGTGTACCTGGCCCTCACGCACCGCCGGCCCCGCAGCACGCTGGGCCAGGAGGACCGCGCCGCCCTGCCCGAACGGGTGCGGCAGGTGCTGGGGGCGGGGCCGCTCCGCTGA